GAGCGGTTTTCGATCACAAACGAAATACGGAAAATACATTCGGTTTTCGGTACAATTCTACCAGTTTTCGGTTAAAAATCAAATGGTTACCAATCATCGATTCAGTCGGTTTTTGCCTCCGATCTATAAATTTGACCGACTGAATTTAAGTTCGATCTATAAATTTGACTGACTGAATTTAAGTGAGTTCTTATCGAATTTTGAACAGTTTTTGcaatattcatgaattttggaaaatCGCCGCCGAGCGGTTTCTGAACTTCAAATGGTTTTGTGCATTGTACGGATACCAATTGCGATAAAATGCCTACTTGTATGCGACTATGCGAGCGTACCAGATGCAATTTGATCCGTCCTCAAGCAGGCCTTGAACATACAAGAAGCAATGAAGATAGGCGCCAAGGGGACCTGAAGATGCCAAATGCATCCAAGAATGTAGAAACAACACAACCAAGAAACGCTCGCGCGAACAAGAGGGGGGCACTGCAGTGTAATTCCACTAATCTGGAGCTTTATTACGCTGCAATAGATGGTCTGTTAACATCTCGCTGGAGCATCACATTACGTCTACAAGGACAAGCATGAAGCTGGTAGGTAGGAACGAGGAACGTTCCAAATATTTGGATTAGGCGATTACCAATTATTGTTGCGTACCATACATGATTGCGGCCTTGGCGGGCTACTCGAACTTGTAGTGCTTGTCGACGGCCTCGGCGACGTCCCAGGTGCAGCTCATGCCCTTGGGGAAGACAACCAGGTCCCCGGCCGCGATCTCCACGAACTCCTCCCCGTGGCCCTCCGGGTACACCTTCACCTTCCCCTGCAGCAGGTAGCACGTCTCCTTGGCCGAGTACGTCCACGGGAACTTGCTCTGCTCGCACCCCCACCTGATGATCCGATTCATTCACCGCATCGTCGTCACCAAGACGAGTACAGTGAAGCGGAGGACGGCGAGGAGATTGGAGATTGAGATGCCCGGGAGAGGGGTAGCTAGCTTACTTGGGCCACTGGCGGACGCCGAGTTCGGAGAGGCTGGACTCGGGGGGGTTGCGCTCCACCCTGATGCCCAGCTTCTCTGTCGCCATCGCCTCCGCCGACGCCCTCACCGCCGCGAATCGCCGCGCTGCAGCCCTCGGTGCGCTGGAGGAGCAGAAGCTGAGGCGGCCGGCGGTGCGGAGCTGGACCGGGGTGGCCACCATTGGGCTCGCCATCTCAAGTGGAGCTGCTCACTTGGGTGGTCCTCCGTTTGGGCCTTCACGCGTACTAGTGAAGCGTGGCGAAAGGAATGTGCTGCGATCAGTGGCCCAGGTTTCTCCGagggaggagaaaaaaagaggcCCACCCGTTGCTTATCCTTTCCGGAgttttttatttccaaaatttgcaaatatatacgTTTTTTGAATTTACAGATCGTTAAATAAGTGACATTAAATCAATGGGTTATATGTCCATGTGGAACAAGGTGGGCCGTTGGGTAGCTTTTTTGAAGGCAGACTGATAGTAATGGCCAAATACCGTCCATTGGACGACAAGCGTATATGTCTGTAAATTTTTAAATGAGGTGTGCATATTGGCAAatttaagaatatatatatatatatatatcctttttGTACGGAGCTGAGGAGAGAGGCTTCGTGTTGTTTTGCTAGATTTAGGGCTTTTTTTTAGTTGAGTATTTTGAAAAGTAATTTAAGTAGATTGTGgattatgaaaaattaaattataaaagttTTTAGATCgtggattttaaaaaaatttgatagATAGTTCAGTAAAATaaactttcacaatctataaaAAACTGAAGAAAATCAGTCTTTTAGATTCACACAATCTAACTAGTGgatcataaaaaattatgataaaaaactaaaataaatagctATCTATTGATTTTAGTTTCGAattataaaatctaaaaatcataatCTGAAATCGAAACAAACGCACCCTTACCCGCGGAGAGGAGGCACTTTTGGTGTGCTTTCGATGGGACAGGAGCTAACAAAGCAGCAACGAGGAAAGCCTGGCCCATTTGAGCAAGCAGGGGCCCCGTCACCATGAGTGAACCCATCGCGTGCAGCCCTGAGCGTCGGTAGAGCCGTTTACTTACACGCAGGCTCACACTCTGGCATGCACTTGCCGGCAGGCAGCTGCCAGAGAGAACAGTGATAGAAACGGCCAAACGGCTGGAGACACCGGGATCTGTAGAAGGCAGCAGGATGGCGAGGACGTTCGCAGTggatgcaagtttttttttttatcattggatcgattcaaaattaaaaaataaattagagatTCACTTTcacataattaaattaaaaaattaattaattagtgaCCAAAATACTCATTTAGTACCCCTTACATTTGTAtttggcagggattctagaTCCCGTTTCTATCCAAAAACAGTAGAATTTCTATCAAACAGTGTGCTACCAGATAGTTTTGA
This genomic window from Phragmites australis chromosome 7, lpPhrAust1.1, whole genome shotgun sequence contains:
- the LOC133924295 gene encoding uncharacterized protein LOC133924295, translated to MASPMVATPVQLRTAGRLSFCSSSAPRAAARRFAAVRASAEAMATEKLGIRVERNPPESSLSELGVRQWPKWGCEQSKFPWTYSAKETCYLLQGKVKVYPEGHGEEFVEIAAGDLVVFPKGMSCTWDVAEAVDKHYKFE